GGCCGTCCGGCATGGCCGCCGCACCGCAGCCGGCCACCGCGACCCTCATCGGCTCCGTGCAGCGCGCCATGCGGCTGCTGGAGACGGTCGCGGCCCATCCGTACGGCGCCCCCGCCAAGCAGCTCGCCCGTGCGACCGGCCTGGCCCTGCCCACCGCCTACCACCTGCTGCGCACCCTGGTGCACGAGGGCTATCTGCGCCGGGAGAAGGGGCTGTTCTTCCTCGGTGACGCGGCCGAGCGGCTGAGCAGCAACGGAGCCCGGGAGAATCGTCGCTGCAGGGTCGCGGACACGCTCGCGCACTGGCGTGATTCCATCGGTGCGCCGATGTACTACGCGATGTACCGGGACGGCGAGATCGACGTCCTGTGCGTCTCCGACTCCCGGGACGCCCCCGCGGCCGAGGAGTGGGCCGACTTCCGCGAGACTGGGCATGCGCACGCCATCGGCCAGTGCCTGCTCTCCCAGCTGGACGAGAACGCCCGGCGCGACCACCTCGCGCGCTACCCGGCGCAGGCCCTCACTCCGTACACCGTGCGCGAGAACGACGCCCTTTTGCGGCGGCTGGCCCGGGTGCGGCGCATGGAGCCGGTGGTGGAGCGCCAGGAGTACGCGCTCGGCACGGTCTGCGCGGCGGTTCCCATCACGGTCGGCACGACCGCGGCCACCGTGGCCTTCTCGCTCCCGGCCCATCAGGCCGACCGGCTGCTGCCCGCGGCCCACCGGCTGCAAACGGAGATCGGCCGCGACATCGGGACTCTCACGCTGTCTATCAGTATCTGAAATCTTACTCCTTGTGATCCACTGTGTACTTTCAGCAAGATTTACCACGGTCAGAGGGATCAAACCCGGCCAGTCGAAGTCATACGACGGGGTAGGCGATGCGCGAGTCCGTACAGGCAGAGGTCATGATGAGCTTTCTCGTCTCGGAGGAGCTCTCCTTCCGCATTCCGGTGGAGTTGCGCTACGAGACGGGCGATCCCTACGCCGTGCGGCTCACCTTCCATCTGCCCGGCGACGCCCCGGTCACCTGGGTCTTCGGGCGGGAGCTGCTGATCGACGGTGTCGGGCGGCCGTGCGGGGAGGGCGATGTGCGCATCTCCCCCGTCGAGGCCGAGGTGCTCGGCGAGGTGCTGATCCGGCTTCAGGTCGGGTGCGACCAGGCCCTGTTCCGCTCGTCCGCGTCGCCGCTCGTGGCCTTCCTCGACCGTACGGACAAACTGGTGCCGCTCGGCCAGGAGGGGGCGCTGGCCGATTTCGACGCCCACCTCGACGAGGCGCTGGACCGCATCCTGGCCGAGGAACAGAGCGCGGGCTGAGTCACCGCGAAACGGGGCGCCGCCGCTCCGCCCCGTCGCACGGAACGGTGCAGGAACGCTTCTGCAAGCACGGCGAACCGCACTTCCCACAGGGGCCTGCCCGGGAGTGCCGAGCCCGGCTCACCGCTTGCGGCGCCGGCCCCGGCCGCCCCGGGCCGCAGCGGGCCGGGCGCCCGTGGCGGCCCCCGTGCCAGGTCCCCGCCGGTCGGGCGCCACGACCAGGGCGGCCAGCGCGGTGGTGACCGGCACCGAGGCCACCAGGCCGATGGAGCCCACCAGGGTGCGCACGATCTCCTCGGCCACCAGCTCGCTGTTGGCCACCGTTCCCACGCCGCTCTGCGCGATGGAGAACAGCAGCAGCAACGGCAGCGCGGCGCCGGCGTAGGCGAGCACGAGGGTGTTGACGACGGAGGCGATGTGGTCGCGGCCGATGCGGATGGCCGCCCGGTACAGGCCGCGCGGACCCATCGACGGATTGGCCTCGTGCAGCTCCCACACGGCCGAGGTCTGGGTCACCGTCACATCGTCCAGGACCCCGAGCGAACCGATGATGACCCCGGCCAGCAGCAGACCGCTCATGTCGATCTTCGGATACAGCCCGTGGATCAGACCGGTGCTGTCGTCGGTGTTGCCAGTGAGGGCCGCCCACCCGATGAACTGCGCCCCGAGCAGGCCGATCAGCGACAGGGAGATCAGGGTGCCGAGGACCGCCACCGACGTACGGGCCGAGAGGCCGTGGCACATGTACAGGGCGATCAGCATGATGGCGCTCGACCCCACGACCGCGACCAGCAGCGGGTTGGAGCCCTGAAGGATCGCGGGCAGGACGAACTGGTTGAGCACCAGGAAGCTCACGGCGAGGGCGACGAGGGCCATGACACCGCGCATGCGGCCCACCACCACGACGGCGAGCGCGAAGACGCCCGCCAGCAGCGCCACCGGGAACCTGCGGTTCACATCGGTCACCGAGTACTGAAGGTCCCTCGGCGCCGTGGGTTCGTAGGCGGTGACCACCTGTTCGCCCTGGTGCAACTGCCGGGACTGGTCGGGCTGCACGATCTCGGTGAACGTACGGCCCTTGTCCCTGCCGGTGTCGACCCGGACGGTCGCCTTCTCGCAGGTGCCGCCCGACCGCTCCCCCGGCGGGGAGCCGCCGGTGGCGGAGGGATCGGCGGCCGGGGCTCCGCCCGAGGCGTGCACCGAGGCGCAGTCGACCGCCACCACCCGGGTGACGGTGGCCTGTTGGGTCTGCCGGTCGAAACCGACGCCGCTGTGCTTGTGGGAGGGGGTGCCACCGGGCCAGAGCACCACCAGACCGACCACCACCGCAGCGGCGAACGGGATCAGGACCGCGGCGATCACCTTGCGTAGATGCCGGGACACGGGCGCGGCGGGCCCGTGGCCATGGCTGTGGCCGTGACCGGGGGATGAGTCGCGAGGGGCGGCGTGGACGTGACCGTGCGGGTGGTCAGGTCCCGGGTGGTCCGAGCCGTCGGGCGGGCGTGGGCCGGACGGCCGGCGCGGGTGCTGCTCCATCCTGGTCATCGCCAGATCATCGCAAGAACCGGGGAGGCCCACTGTTCATCGCGCCATCGATGGCGCTAGCGTGGAGGCACCTTTGCACACGCGGGAGCTCGGAGCACCGGGCTGAGAGGGCGCTGACCTCCGTAGACGCGATGTTTCACGTGGAACGAGCGATGTTCCACAGGAGACGTCGGACCGACGGAAACCGCTGCGTCGACCGCCGAACCTGTTACCGGGTAATGCCGGCGTAGGGAGTAGGTCTCATGACCAACAAGGACGCACGCACGCCTGCCTCCGTCCAGGACGACATGTCCGAGGAGGCCGGGAAGTCCATCGGCTGGCACAAGGCGTATGTCGCGGGTTCGCGCCCCGATCTGCGCGTGCCGGTCCGTCAGGTGCACCTCACCAACGGGCAGTCGGTCACTCTGTACGACACATCGGGCCCGTACACCGATCCGCACGTCGACACCGATGTCCGCAGGGGCCTGGCACCGCTGCGGGAGAACTGGATCGTCGCCCGCGGCGACACCGAGGAGTACGCGGGCCGTCCCGTCCGCCCGGAGGACGACGGGATCAAGCACACCTCGCCGCGCGGCGGGCTGCGCAACCTGGACGCTGTCTTTCCGGGACGCCCGCGTCAGCCCCGGCGGGGCCGTGGCGGGCAGGCGGTGACGCAGCTCGCGTATGCGCGCCGGGGGGAGATCACCCCGGAGATGGAGTTCGTGGCCCTTCGGGAGAACGTCTCCCCCGAGGTGGTTCGCGAGGAGATCGCGGCGGGTCGCGCGGTTCTGCCGGCCAACGTCAACCACCCGGAGATCGAGCCGATGATCATCGGCAAGCGGTTCCTGGTGAAGGTGAACGCCAACATCGGCAACTCCGCGGTGACCTCCTCCATCGAGGAGGAGGTGGAGAAGATGACCTGGGCGACCCGCTGGGGCGCCGACACGGTCATGGACCTCTCCACCGGCCGCAACATCCACACCACCCGCGAGTGGGTGCTGCGCAACTCCCCCGTGCCCATCGGCACGGTGCCGCTCTACCAGGCCCTGGAGAAGGTCGACGGCAAGGCTGAGGAACTCACCTGGGAGATCTACAAGGACACGGTCATCGAGCAGGCCGAGCAGGGCGTGGACTACATGACCGTCCACGCGGGCGTGCGGCTGCCGTTCGTGCCGCTGACCGCCAACCGCAAGACCGGCATCGTCTCGCGCGGCGGCTCCATCATGGCCGCGTGGTGCCTGGCGCACCACAAGGAGTCGTTCCTGTACGAGAACTTCGAGGAGCTGTGCGAGATCCTCGCCGCCTACGACGTCACGTACTCGCTGGGTGACGGTCTGCGGCCCGGCTCCATCGCCGACGCCAACGACGAGGCGCAGCTCGCGGAACTGCGCACGCTCGGGGAACTCGGGCGGATCGCCAGGCGTTTGAACGTACAGACGATGATCGAGGGCCCCGGGCACGTCCCGATGCACAAGATCAAGGAGAACATCGACCTTCAGCAGGAGATCTGCGATGAAGCTCCGTTCTATACGCTCGGCCCGCTGACCACCGACATCGCGCCGGCGTACGACCACATCACCTCCGGCATCGGCGCCGCGATGATCGCCTGGTGGGGCACGGCGATGCTCTGCTACGTCACGCCCAAGGAGCACCTGGGCCTGCCCAACCGGGACGACGTCAAGACCGGCGTCATCACCTACAAGATCGCCGCCCATGCGGCCGACCTCGCCAAGGGACACCCGGGCGCGCAGGAGTGGGACGACGCGCTGTCGGACGCGCGCTTCGAGTTCCGGTGGGAGGACCAGTTCAACCTGGCCCTCGACCCGGACACGGCCCGCGAGTTCCACGACGAGACCCTGCCGGCCGAGCCCGCCAAGACGGCGCACTTCTGCTCGATGTGCGGTCCGAAGTTCTGCAGCATGAAGATTAGTCAAAGCATCACAGAGCGGTTCGGTGGTGCGGCGGCTGAGGGTGCGTCGCCTGAGGAGATCGCTGAGGGGATGCTCCAGAAGTCGAAGGAGTTCGCTGAGGCGGGGAACCGGGTGTACCTGCCGATCGCCGACTGAACCATCTAGATTGGCGCTGCTCCTTGGGTCCCGACGCCTCGGGAGCAGCGCCATCAATGGTCGGCGGTCAGGGGGCGGGCGATGGATCCCGTGATGTTGCAGGCGGCTTCGGTGCCGGTCCAGTCACTTGTCTGGCAGGGCGATGACCTGGTTGATCTGGTGGGAGGACGCGCCTGGAACTCCGCCGGCGTGGAGCGTCGGATCTTCACCGACCGCGGCCCTGCGTTCGACAGAAGTGTTGTCTCTCCCTCCGGCCGTTACAGCGTCGTCTACGCCGAGCGCGGGACGAATGCCCTACTGCTGGAAGGAGCGCGTGTTGTGCGGGAGCTCACGCGCAGCCCTTACCACGCCGATGACTTCGACTACCCCGTGGCGCTGGGGGCGTTGCGGGACGGTCGGGAGATCCTGGTTCACTGCCCGGACGAGTATGACGTCCTCCAAGTCGAGGACGTTGAATCGGGACAGCGATTCACTGCGGGCACGCGTCAGGCCAAAGATGTGTTCCATTCCCGGTTGTCGGTGAGCCGCGACGCCAGGCATCTGCTGGTGGCCGGCTGGGTGTGGCATCCGTATGGAGTCGTGGAAGTGTTCGACCTGGACAGTGCGCTGAAAGATCCGGCCAGCCTGGACGGACCAGGGGTCTTGCCCATGGAACCGGGACTGGACGCCGAAGTGGTGTCAGCGTGCTGGCTCGACAACGATCGCCTGGCTGTGGGCACCGGCGACGACATCCTTGATGACGAGGAAGTGCCGACTCTGGGCCCTCAGCACCTCGGTGTGTGGTCCCTCTCCCAGCGCAGGTGGTTGCACCTGAACCGCACCGATTACGAGATCGGCATCCTGATCTCCGAGGGCGGCCGCGTCGTCTCCTTGCACGGGCACCCCAGACTGATCGACGCCACCACCGGTTCAGTATTGGCGGAGTGGCCCGAGCTGGACGTAACGAGGCGATGCGGGGCTTACGGAGTCAGCCATGTCCCTACCCCGGTTGCGGCCTTGCACCCGGACGGTACTCGCCTGGCAGTCGCTCAGGCCGAGGGCATCGCGCTCATCGAACTACCCCGTCCCAGCGCGTGACTACGGGGTGATCCGGCTCGAACTTGTCCAGCATGAAGATCTCGCAGGACATCCGCCGCGAGCACGGCGGCAGCCGGGCCGAGATCGAGGAGGGGATGGCGCAGAAGTCGGCGGAGTTCGCGGCCTCGGGGAACCGGGTGTACCTGCCGATCGCGGACTGAGCGGGACCGGCTGGACTCGCCGTCCGCACGGGCCGGTCGGTACCGGCTCGGTGGACGGCGAGCGCGTCCCTCCCGCCGCGGGCCCGGCGAGGTCAGTCCGGCTGGTGCTCCGGGCCGCCGTAGTCGGGGCTGGTGTAGTCGGGGCTGGTGTAGCGGGGGCGGTCGGTGTGGATGCCGTCGTCGGGGCTGCTGAAGCCGGGGCGGTCGTAGCCCAGCCGGGGCATACGGCCGCGCGGGGCTGCCGTACGGGGCGGTGCGGCCGGGCCGGGCTCGCCGAGTGCTTCCCGCAGGAACGGCAGGATGCCGCGCTCCAGCAGGGCGTCCTGCCAGGCCGCTCTCGCTCTGGCGACCTCTTCGGTGGCGACGTCACGGGCCCGGGACTCGGGCGAGGCGCCGTTGCGCAGCGCGGTGAGCAGCAGTCCGACGGCGGCGACGAGTATCGCCGCCACGGTCAGGGCCCCGAACACCCAGCCGGCGGTGAGCATGGTGCCGGCCAGCGGCTGTCCGGGGTCCAGGCTTCTCAGGATGTAGCCGATGAGCAGGAATATCGCCGCCGCGGTGGCGGAGAGGAGGGGCGCCAGGACGGCGACGACCGCGACGGCACCCGCCCCGTGGGGCCCGGCGGCCGGGTCCGTCCCGGTGGGGCCGGGGTCGTCCGTGGTCGCGGGCGGTTCGGGGCGGCGCAGTTCGTCGCGGATCCGTACGTAGTGCGCGTACTCGGCGGACGCGGCCGCCGTGATGAGCGCGGAGGCGGCGATGGCCATGGTGCGCAGTTGTGCGGGGCTGAGCCGCTGTCCGGCGGCGGCCAGTTCCGCTCGGTGTGGTGCTGAGCGCAGAACCTCGTCGAGGAGCCGCTCGAATTCCTGGCGGTCCTCGCTCCGCAGGTGCTGCGGAAGGCTGTTCATGTGCATCCCCCGGTGCTCCGTAGGGCTTGGGGCCCGCACACCTGCGAGCCGTCGGGCAGAAACGGAGGGGAGCCTGCTACGGATAAGCCGATGGTAGAGCCGCGACGGCGCGTGGTGACAGGGGATTGCCGGAAATTGGGTCCCGGCCTGCGCGTACTCCGCGGGGGCGAGGCCCGCCGGAGGAACGGTCAGTGCTCCAGGGGGAGTTGGCGGACCAGCAGCTTTCCGGCCATGGTCACTCCGCCGTCCATCGCGATGGCGAGTCCGTCGGCGTAGACGTGCGGTCCTTCGACGACCGGGCCGCTGCCCTCCTCGTCGTCCTCGGAACCGACCTCGCCGAGGAGGTAGGGGATGGGGCTGTGGCCGTGCACGATCCGGGTGCCGCCGTAGGTGTCGAGCAGGGCGCGCACGGCGTCGGCGCCGCCCTCGTCGCGGAAGGAGAAGCGCTTGGTGAACTTGCGGAACAGGTCCCAGCACTCGTCCGCGTCGTTGCGGGTGAGCGTCTCGCGGACGTTGTCGTTGACGGCCTCGATCGAGTCGCCGAAGTCCAGGTAGGCGGTGGTGTCGGAGTGCACCAGCAGATAGCCGTCGACCTGCTCGACGGCGTCCAGGCGGGCCATCCACTGGAGGTGGTGGTCCTGGAGACGGTCCATGTCGGTCTTCTGGCCGCCGTTGAGCAGCCAGGCCGCCTGGAAAGTGGCCGTGCCCGCACCGGAGTTGACGGGCGTGTCGCCGAACCGCTTGGCGCCGAGCAGCAGCAGCTCGTGGTTGCCCATGAGGGCCTTGCAGTAGCCGCCGGCCGCGGCCGCCTCGGCGGACAGCCGCATCACCAGGTCGATGACGCCGATGCCGTCCGGACCGCGGTCGGTGAAGTCGCCGAGGAACCACAGCCGGGTGGTGCCGGCGCACCACTGGCCCGCGTCGTTGATGAGGCCCTGCTCCCGCAGGGCGGTCATCAGTTCGTCGAGGTAGCCGTGGACGTCGCCGACGACGAACAGCGGGCCGGGGCCGGCCGCGGGCTGCGGGGCCGGGGCCGCGGGCGCCGGGTCGACGGGGACCTGGAGCGTGTCGCCGCGCTGGATGACGGGCAGGTCGCGCTGGGTGGGCGTGTACCCCTCGGGGTACGACTCCTCGGCGGGCGGCGCGGTGTCGTCCTGCTGGTCCTGGTGGACGTACGGACCGGTCTCGTGGACGTACGCGGGTACCCGGAAGTCGCGCAGCGTCGCCGTCCGCTCCACCTCGGGTCCCTGACCGGCCCCCTGAGTCATCAGACCCCTCCACCATCGCGCCGCATCTGCACCGCTTCGGACTGCCTGGTCGCAGCGGTCCGCGGTGTCGTGGGCCCATCATAGGAATGCGCGTCGCGCCATGTGATGACCCAGGGGTGGTGAATCGGAACGAGGCTCCGCCGCACCGCCGATTTCGCCCTGTTTGGGCAGGTGTTCGCGTGCCCTCCGAGGGCCGTGGGCCCTGTGCGGCCCGGGCGGAGCGCGGCCGCCGGGGGTCTGCCCGGGGCCCCGGCGCCGTCCGTGCTACGCGTCGTCCGGGGTGCGCGGCGGGCTGACCGTGGTGCGCGGGGGCCGCCGCTGGGAGGACGTGCGCACGATCAGTTCGGTCGGTATCACCTGCTCCACCGGCTGCTCCGATTCCACGCCCTCGATGGCGTCGATGAGCAGCTGCACGACGGCCGTGCCGATGCGGCGCGGCTTCAGGGAGAGCGTGGTGATGGGCGGCTCGGTACTGGCGTACACGGTGGACTCGCTGCAGCACACCAGCAGCAGGTCGTCGGGGACGCGCAGCCCGTAGCGGCGGGCGGCGGCGAGCAGATCGGTGCCGTTGGGGTCGAACAACCCGTAGACGGCGTCGGGCCGGTCCGGGCGGGCGAGCAGCCGGTCGGCCGCGACGGCGCCCGCGCACGGATCGTGCGCCGGATAGGACTCGTAGACCGGGTCCTGGCCGACCCGCTCGCACCAGTGCAGGTAGGCGGTGGTGGACAGATGGGTGTACGTGTCGGTCGAGGTGCCCGTGAGCAGGCCGATACGGCGGGCGCCGGCGGCGGCGAGGTGGTCGAGGATGCCGAGGACGGCGGCCTCGTGGTCGTTGTCGACCCAGGCGGTGACCGGCAGCGCGCCGGCCGGGCGGCCGTCGGAGACGACGGGCAGCCCCTGGCGGACCAGTTCGCTGACCACCGGATCCTGATCGGAGGGGTCGATCACGACGGTGCCGTCCAGGGCGACGTTGGACCACACGTCGTGGCGGGAGGTCGCGGGCAGGATGACCAGGGCGTAGCCCCGGGCGAGCGCCGCCGAGGTGGCGGCCCGCGCCATCTCGGCGAAGTACGCGAACTCGGTGAAGGTGAAAGGTTCATCCCCGTACGTGGTCACGGTCAGGCCGATCAGGCCCGACTTGCCGGTACGGAGGGTGCGGGCGGCGGCCGAGGGGCGGTACCCGAGCCGGTCGGCGACCTCGCGGACGTGGCGCCGGGTGGCATCCGGGAGCCGGCCCTTGCCGTTGAGGGCGTCGGAGACGGTCGTGATGGAGACGCCGGCGGCGGCGGCCACGTCCCTGATGCCTGCCCGGCCCGGCCTGCTGCCTCGACGTGAGGTTTCCGCGCGGCTCACCTGGTGCTTCCCTGCTGCTGTCATGGCGAGCCGATAGTAGGGCTCATGCGGTGGGGTAGTGCGGACGCATATGCACTCGTTGACAGGCACGTTTCTGCATGGCCGTACGAGGTCAACTACCTGCGAATCAATGGTAGTTGAGCGCTTTCTTTGCGAGACACGATGTGGTGACGCGGATGAGCCTGCCAATGGTCCGATGTTTCGAAGAGGTCTCAACTCACCTTGACGGGTGATGCGCGCCAGGGCGTAAGCCACCGGCGCATAGATATATGTGCGGTGCGCCCCCCGAAACGGTGTCTTCCTGGCGCGACGCCCGTGCCGACGTCGCGATCCACGGGGTTTGCCCACGACCCATACTCAGCGGAGCCGAATCCTCATATGGTGAGCAGTATTGGAAGCCGGTGGTGTCGACGGTCCGCCGGTGGTCGCGAGGAGGACTGCGGTGAGCGAGACGAGCCCCAAGCTGCGCGCCGAGCTGGAGGGTATCCCCACCTACAAGCCGGGCAAGCCGGCCGCGGCCGACGGTCCGGTCGCCTACAAGCTGTCCTCGAACGAGAACCCGTACCCCCCGCTGCCCGGTGTGCTGGAGAGCGTGACCGCAGCCGCCGCCTCCTTCAACCGCTACCCGGACATGTCGTGCGCCGCCCTGACGGAGGAGCTGGCGGAGCGCTTCGGGGTGCCGGCCGCCCATGTGGCGACCGGTACGGGCTCGGTGGGCGTCGCCCAGCAGCTGATCCAGGCCACCAGCGGCCCCGGCGACGAGGTGATCTACGCCTGGCGGTCGTTCGAGGCGTACCCGATCATCACGCAGATCAGCGGAGCCCGGTCGGTGCAGGTGCCGCTCACGGCCGGCGAGGTGCACGACCTGGACGCGATGGCCGAGGCGATCACCGACCGGACGCGCCTGATCTTCGTCTGCAACCCGAACAACCCGACCGGCACGGTGGTGCGGCGGGCCGAGCTGGAGCGCTTCCTCGACCGGGTGCCCCGGGACGTGCTGGTGGTGCTGGACGAGGCCTACCGGGAGTTCATCCGCGACCCCGAGGTGCCCGACGGCGTCGAGCTTTACCGGGAGCGGCCCAATGTCTGCGTCCTGCGGACGTTCTCCAAGGCGTACGGCCTGGCCGGGCTGCGGGTCGGCTTCGCGATCGCCCATGAGCCGGTCGCCGCGGCGCTGCGCAAGACCGCGGTGCCCTTCGGAGTGAGCCAGCTGGCGCAGGAGGCGGCGATCGCCTCGTTGCGGGCGGAGGACGAGCTGCTGGGCCGGGTCGGCTCGCTGGTGTGCGAGCGCACGCGGGTGGTCGACGGGTTGCGGTCGCAGGGCTGGACGGTGCCGGAGACGCAGGCCAACTTCGTGTGGCTGCGGCTCGGGGAGCGGACGACCGCGTTCGCCCAGGTCTGTGAGGAGCACGGGGTTGTGGTCCGGCCGTTCGCGGGCGAGGGAGTCCGGGTCACGATCGGCGAGGCCGAGGCGAACGACATCTTCCTGAAGGTGACGGAGGCGTTCCACAAGGAGATGTAGTCCGGCTCACACCGGAGAAGATCACGGGCGCCCGGCTCTGCCGGGCGCCCGTTTCACGTGAAACGGGGGTTTCCGGGCGTCTGGGCAGCTCGCGATGGGGGTTACCCGTGGGCTGCGAGATCCATGCCCGCACAAGGGCCCCTTCCGGAGGGCGCCGACGGGGCCATGCGGATCTTGACTCGGAGGCAAGAGGACGACCCCGGACTTCCTGGCTGAAAAACAGTGCGCCATAATGGCTTGTGAATGTGAACGCGTTCACAAGCGCGTCCCGTTTGCCCCGTATGTACGTGACAGTCGGGGCGAATCGCCGCAGTACCACGGCGTAGTAAGGAGAGTGACGACGTGGACTTGGCTTTGGCGCCGGAGACACTGGCGCGCTGGCAGTTCGGGATCACCACCGTCTACCACTTCCTGTTCGTTCCGCTGACGATCTCCCTGGCCGCCCTCACGGCCGGGCTGCAGACGGCTTGGGTCCGCACGGAGAAGGAGAAGTACCTCAGGGCGACGAAGTTCTGGGGCAAGCTCTTCCTGATCAACATCGCGATGGGTGTGGTCACCGGCATCGTGCAGGAGTTCCAGTTCGGTATGAACTGGTCGGACTACTCCCGCTTCGTCGGTGACATCTTCGGCGCCCCGCTCGCCTTCGAGGCGCTGATCGCCTTCTTCTTCGAGTCCACCTTCATCGGCCTGTGGATCTTCGGCTGGGACAAGCTGCCGAAGAAGATCCATCTGGCCTGCATCTGGATGGTCTCGATCGGCACGATCCTGTCGGCGTACTTCATCCTCGCGGCCAACTCCTGGATGCAGCACCCGGTCGGCTACAAGATCGACAAGGCCCGGGGGCGCGCCGAGCTGACCGACTTCCTGGCGGTGCTGACCCAGAACACCGCCCTGAGCCAGGCCTTCCACACCCTCTCCGCGGCCTTCCTGACCGGTGGCGCCTTCATGGTCGGCATATCCGCCTACCACCTGGCCCGCAAGAAGCACATCCGCGAGATGAAGACCTCGCTGCGGCTCGGTCTGATCACCGTGGTCATCGCCGGTCTGCTGACCGCGGTCAGCGGCGACACCCTCGGCAAGGTCATGTTCAAGCAGCAGCCGATGAAGATGGCCGCCGCCGAGGCGCTGTGGGACGGACAGAAGCCGGCACCGTTCTCGATCTTCGCCTACGGCGACGTGGAGAAGGGCCACAACACCGTCGCCATCGAGATACCCGGCCTGCTCTCCTTCCTGGCCGACGACAACTTCACGTCGGAGGTCCCCGGGATCAACGACGTCAACAAGGCCGAGCAGCAGAAGTTCGGGCCCGGCGACTACCGGCCCAACATCCCGGTCGCCTTCTGGGGCTT
This Streptomyces misionensis DNA region includes the following protein-coding sequences:
- a CDS encoding cytochrome ubiquinol oxidase subunit I translates to MDLALAPETLARWQFGITTVYHFLFVPLTISLAALTAGLQTAWVRTEKEKYLRATKFWGKLFLINIAMGVVTGIVQEFQFGMNWSDYSRFVGDIFGAPLAFEALIAFFFESTFIGLWIFGWDKLPKKIHLACIWMVSIGTILSAYFILAANSWMQHPVGYKIDKARGRAELTDFLAVLTQNTALSQAFHTLSAAFLTGGAFMVGISAYHLARKKHIREMKTSLRLGLITVVIAGLLTAVSGDTLGKVMFKQQPMKMAAAEALWDGQKPAPFSIFAYGDVEKGHNTVAIEIPGLLSFLADDNFTSEVPGINDVNKAEQQKFGPGDYRPNIPVAFWGFRWMIGFGMASFAIGLAGLWLTRKKFMLPQHLRVGEDEVPHLVLFPKKALGPTLAPWFWRIATWTMAFPLIANSWGWIFTEMGRQPWVVYGVLQTRDAVSPGVSQGEVLTSMIVFTSLYAILAVVEVKLLAKYIKAGPPELTEDDLNPPTKIGGDTRDADKPMAFSY